The following are from one region of the Sandaracinus amylolyticus genome:
- a CDS encoding amidohydrolase family protein, with amino-acid sequence MSLDVPVLDAHVHLWDPRTTPRIVSPAVKLFGFSERVLHGLGSRLFPQRDLDFVGRTDHVLASFLPGHLRLDHASEDVRGFVHVEASWQARDPMRYAEETRWLEALCGPDLRAIVGHADLAHPRLDALLQAHRAASARFVGVRDKLAFSRDPKIARWTTSEDRMRDPAWRHGYARLGERGLTFDAWMYAPQLRDFETLVREVPGTRVVLDHLGTPIGLGGPEGARVAATWHEDLARLAQHRQVHAKISGLTMPIVGFGLHARLTPPSAGELADVLGPHVEHALRVFGVERCFFASNFPMDKVSVPWSTLYEAFAQLTSTRTQGERRALFHDNALRFYGVE; translated from the coding sequence ATGAGCCTCGACGTTCCCGTCCTCGACGCGCACGTGCACCTCTGGGATCCGCGCACCACGCCGCGGATCGTGTCGCCCGCGGTGAAGCTCTTCGGCTTCTCGGAGCGTGTGCTGCACGGTCTGGGATCGCGCCTGTTCCCGCAGCGTGATCTCGACTTCGTCGGTCGCACCGATCACGTGCTCGCGAGCTTCCTTCCCGGACACCTGCGGCTCGATCACGCGAGCGAGGACGTGCGCGGTTTCGTGCACGTCGAGGCGAGCTGGCAGGCACGCGATCCGATGCGCTACGCCGAGGAGACACGCTGGCTCGAGGCGCTCTGCGGGCCCGACCTGCGCGCGATCGTGGGGCACGCCGATCTCGCGCATCCGCGGCTCGACGCGCTCCTGCAAGCACATCGCGCGGCGAGCGCGCGCTTCGTGGGCGTGCGCGACAAGCTCGCGTTCTCGCGCGATCCGAAGATCGCGAGGTGGACGACGTCGGAGGATCGCATGCGCGATCCCGCGTGGCGCCACGGCTACGCGCGCCTCGGAGAGCGCGGGCTGACGTTCGACGCGTGGATGTACGCGCCGCAGCTGCGCGACTTCGAGACGTTGGTGCGCGAGGTGCCGGGCACGCGCGTGGTGCTCGATCATCTCGGCACGCCGATCGGGCTCGGTGGGCCGGAGGGGGCGCGCGTGGCAGCGACCTGGCACGAGGATCTCGCGCGGCTCGCGCAGCACCGCCAAGTGCACGCGAAGATCAGCGGGCTGACGATGCCGATCGTCGGCTTCGGGCTCCACGCGCGTCTCACGCCCCCGAGCGCGGGAGAGCTCGCGGACGTGCTCGGACCGCACGTCGAGCACGCGCTCCGGGTGTTCGGCGTCGAGCGCTGCTTCTTCGCGTCGAACTTCCCGATGGACAAGGTGAGCGTGCCCTGGTCGACGCTCTACGAAGCGTTCGCGCAGCTCACGTCGACTCGCACCCAGGGCGAGCGGCGCGCGCTCTTCCACGACAACGCGCTGCGGTTCTACGGCGTGGAGTGA
- a CDS encoding FUSC family protein — translation MLRAAVRELEMRASGAASRASRRLVDDMPLLVPKTLAATVSWFIALLVADHAEPFFAPIAAVVALNAPLGYRGVNAVRVVTGIVIGIVVGTAAFRIVGGGYGTLTLATFAAMVIATIVGGARPVVGQSASGAILTVVAARSEVGSNHLEDALIGAGVALVFSQFLFSPEPVRLLRRAESMMLREMSIGLALTADAFEDGAARSELLDRALEAMRTVRLRLTELAEASVVSDATARHSPIWRLLRRPPLAHARAEAARLDMLGASCLMLARMLPSITPDERRRLAPRLRVLSEALDDVARSPGARDARERAAERVLATARASSDVEPMVDAHDVAARVAVRTIASDLIAFAHIEPHRA, via the coding sequence ATGTTGCGAGCGGCCGTGCGCGAGCTCGAGATGCGCGCATCGGGTGCCGCCTCGCGCGCGTCGCGCCGGCTCGTCGACGACATGCCGCTGCTCGTCCCGAAGACGCTCGCCGCGACGGTGTCGTGGTTCATCGCCTTGCTCGTCGCCGATCACGCCGAGCCTTTCTTCGCGCCGATCGCGGCGGTGGTCGCGCTCAACGCGCCGCTCGGATATCGCGGCGTGAACGCGGTGCGGGTCGTGACCGGCATCGTGATCGGGATCGTCGTGGGAACGGCCGCGTTCCGCATCGTCGGTGGCGGCTACGGGACGCTCACGCTCGCGACCTTCGCCGCGATGGTGATCGCGACGATCGTCGGTGGCGCGCGTCCGGTGGTCGGACAATCCGCGAGCGGCGCGATCCTCACGGTGGTCGCGGCGCGCAGCGAGGTGGGCTCGAACCACCTCGAGGACGCGCTGATCGGCGCGGGTGTCGCGCTGGTGTTCAGTCAGTTCCTGTTCTCGCCCGAGCCGGTGCGCTTGCTACGACGCGCCGAGTCGATGATGCTGCGCGAGATGTCGATCGGGCTCGCGCTCACCGCCGACGCGTTCGAGGACGGCGCCGCGCGCAGCGAGCTCCTCGATCGCGCGCTCGAGGCGATGCGCACGGTGCGACTCCGGCTGACCGAGCTCGCGGAAGCGAGCGTCGTGAGCGACGCGACGGCGCGGCACTCACCGATCTGGCGCCTGTTGCGCCGCCCTCCGCTCGCGCACGCGCGCGCCGAAGCGGCGCGGCTCGACATGCTCGGAGCGAGCTGCTTGATGCTCGCGCGCATGCTGCCGTCGATCACGCCCGACGAGCGACGTCGCCTCGCACCGCGCCTGCGTGTTCTCTCCGAGGCGCTCGACGATGTCGCCCGCTCGCCCGGGGCGCGCGATGCGCGGGAGCGCGCGGCCGAGCGCGTCCTCGCGACCGCACGCGCGTCGAGCGACGTCGAGCCGATGGTCGACGCTCACGACGTGGCGGCGCGCGTGGCGGTCCGGACGATCGCCAGCGATCTGATCGCGTTCGCGCACATCGAGCCGCATCGCGCCTGA
- a CDS encoding FAD-dependent oxidoreductase: MKSKKKQLAIIGNGMAASRLLDDLVAREATDRYDITVFGEEPGGAYNRVLLGRVLSGEEPDAIVIKTPSWYEDHGVRLVSTATVTKLDTASRRLQLKNGDEHPYDVAVMATGSVPLVPPLAGVFTAGGELKKGAFVYRTLDDCARIRAHVRPGDNAVVLGGGLLGLEAAKVLCDAGLHVTVVHLAPGLMETQLDHVGGQMLRKQIERTGIFVRAGRTAEAVVGEHAVEGIVLDDGQRLAAETIVIACGVRPRREVAVASGIPVNRGILVNDALATEVPGVYAVGECAEHRGMTYGIVAPVLDQAAVLASILSGRDPTARYRGSKIYARLKVAGVEVASMGIREPELESDDVIQVLEERKDAYRKLVVRNGQLVGAMLVGNTKIAAQLVQLFDRGDALPEDPLEALSSTCAAGGARSSDRVLCNCHRVALSTVMEAIDGGAATVEGVAEVTKAGTGCGSCKSEIAQLCTLRARPAAVGE; encoded by the coding sequence GTGAAGAGCAAGAAGAAGCAACTCGCGATCATCGGCAACGGCATGGCGGCGAGCCGCCTGCTCGACGACCTCGTCGCGCGCGAGGCCACCGATCGCTACGACATCACGGTCTTCGGCGAAGAGCCCGGCGGCGCGTACAACCGCGTGCTCCTCGGTCGCGTGCTCTCGGGCGAGGAGCCCGACGCGATCGTGATCAAGACGCCGAGCTGGTACGAAGATCACGGCGTTCGTCTGGTCTCGACCGCGACGGTCACGAAGCTCGACACCGCGAGCCGTCGGCTGCAGCTGAAGAACGGCGACGAGCATCCCTACGACGTCGCGGTGATGGCGACCGGGAGCGTGCCGCTGGTGCCGCCGCTCGCGGGTGTGTTCACGGCGGGCGGCGAGCTCAAGAAGGGCGCGTTCGTGTACCGCACGCTCGACGACTGCGCGCGCATTCGCGCGCACGTGCGGCCGGGCGACAACGCAGTGGTGCTCGGCGGTGGGCTGCTCGGGCTCGAGGCCGCGAAGGTGCTCTGCGACGCGGGGCTGCACGTGACGGTCGTGCACCTCGCGCCGGGGCTGATGGAGACGCAGCTCGATCACGTCGGTGGTCAGATGCTGCGGAAGCAGATCGAGCGCACCGGCATCTTCGTGCGCGCGGGGCGCACCGCGGAGGCGGTGGTCGGCGAGCACGCGGTCGAGGGCATCGTGCTCGACGACGGACAGCGGCTCGCGGCGGAGACCATCGTGATCGCGTGCGGTGTGCGGCCGCGTCGCGAGGTCGCGGTCGCGTCGGGGATTCCCGTGAACCGCGGCATCCTCGTGAACGACGCGCTCGCGACCGAGGTGCCCGGCGTGTACGCGGTGGGCGAGTGCGCCGAGCATCGCGGCATGACGTACGGCATCGTCGCGCCGGTGCTCGATCAGGCGGCGGTGCTCGCGAGCATCCTCTCGGGTCGTGACCCCACCGCGCGATACCGCGGCTCGAAGATCTACGCGCGGCTGAAGGTCGCGGGGGTCGAGGTCGCGTCGATGGGCATCCGCGAGCCCGAGCTCGAGAGCGACGACGTCATCCAGGTGCTCGAGGAGCGCAAGGACGCGTATCGCAAGCTCGTGGTGCGGAACGGTCAGCTCGTGGGCGCGATGCTCGTCGGCAACACGAAGATCGCGGCGCAGCTGGTGCAGCTCTTCGATCGCGGCGACGCGCTGCCCGAAGATCCGCTCGAGGCGCTCTCGTCGACGTGCGCGGCGGGAGGCGCGCGCTCGTCGGATCGTGTGCTGTGCAACTGCCACCGCGTGGCGCTGAGCACGGTGATGGAGGCGATCGACGGAGGCGCGGCGACGGTCGAGGGCGTCGCCGAGGTGACGAAGGCGGGCACCGGCTGCGGGTCGTGCAAGAGCGAGATCGCGCAGCTCTGCACGCTGCGCGCACGACCCGCCGCCGTCGGCGAGTGA
- a CDS encoding molybdopterin oxidoreductase family protein, whose amino-acid sequence MSRRLSVVAVPSETRTHCPYCAFQCGMVITSGKDVATTIRADPEFPVNRGQMCIKGFTSAALLDHPERVTTPLVRNAQGRLEPASWDEALSRVIDGIRRIQATHGNDAVAAFGSGALTNEKAYLLGKFARIALRSSQIDYNGRYCMASGAAGQNRAFGIDRGLPFPVSDIAQTRTLVLWGSNCADTLPPLMQWVTAQRESGASIVVDPRRTETARGATLHLQITPGSDLALANGLLHLAIEQGLIDREYIDARTVGFDHVRRKVLEFPPARVERITGVSASDMQRAIDLIAKSESAMILSGRGPEQQSKGADTVSALCNLMLALGKVGKPYSGYGTLTGQGNGQGGREHGQKADQLPGYRLIERESDREAIAAVWGVAPESLPRKGRSAYELLDAMGKKSSDGVQGLLVFGSNVAVASPNAASIEKKLSQLELLVVADAFLNETSAHAHVVLPVTQWAEETGTTTNFEGRVILRRKMREAPAGARSDLAILCDLAERLGVGDKFTSSAPEEVFEELGRATSGATADYHGMTHARLDREQGVFWPCPDSSHPGTPRLFGDRFHHPDGKARFITVDHRPAGEEPDSSYPLWFTTGRYKEHYNSGAQTRRVGELIDAQPEPRVQVHPWLARRLGIGDGERLLVESRRGSVVFRIALSTEVRPDTLFAPFHWGGRQAANLLTNPALDPTSRMPEFKVCAVRARIDGGSSHLRVVR is encoded by the coding sequence ATGTCGCGGCGCCTCAGCGTGGTCGCCGTGCCCTCGGAGACGCGCACGCACTGTCCGTACTGCGCGTTCCAGTGCGGCATGGTGATCACGTCCGGGAAGGACGTGGCCACGACGATCCGCGCCGATCCGGAGTTCCCGGTGAACCGCGGACAGATGTGCATCAAGGGGTTCACGTCGGCGGCGCTGCTCGATCATCCGGAGCGCGTCACGACGCCGCTGGTGCGCAATGCGCAGGGCCGTCTCGAGCCGGCGAGCTGGGACGAGGCGCTGTCGCGCGTGATCGACGGAATCCGTCGCATCCAGGCGACGCACGGGAACGACGCGGTCGCGGCGTTCGGCAGTGGCGCGCTCACGAACGAGAAGGCGTATCTGCTCGGGAAATTCGCGCGCATCGCGCTGCGATCATCGCAGATCGACTACAACGGTCGATATTGCATGGCGTCGGGCGCAGCGGGGCAGAACCGCGCGTTCGGCATCGATCGCGGGCTGCCTTTTCCGGTCAGCGACATCGCCCAGACTCGCACGCTCGTGCTCTGGGGCTCGAATTGCGCGGACACGCTGCCGCCGCTCATGCAGTGGGTCACGGCGCAGCGCGAGAGTGGCGCGTCGATCGTGGTCGACCCGCGCCGCACCGAGACCGCGCGGGGCGCGACGCTGCACCTTCAGATCACCCCGGGCTCGGATCTCGCGCTCGCGAACGGGCTGCTCCATCTCGCGATCGAGCAGGGCCTGATCGATCGCGAGTACATCGACGCGCGCACCGTCGGGTTCGATCACGTGCGCCGCAAGGTGCTGGAGTTCCCGCCCGCGCGCGTGGAGCGCATCACCGGCGTCTCGGCGAGCGACATGCAGCGCGCGATCGATCTCATCGCGAAGAGCGAGAGCGCGATGATCCTGTCGGGGCGCGGGCCCGAGCAGCAGTCGAAGGGTGCGGACACGGTCTCTGCGCTCTGCAATCTGATGCTCGCGCTCGGCAAGGTCGGAAAGCCGTACAGCGGTTATGGCACGCTCACCGGGCAAGGAAACGGCCAGGGCGGACGCGAGCACGGACAGAAGGCCGATCAGCTGCCGGGATATCGACTGATCGAGCGCGAGAGTGATCGCGAGGCGATCGCCGCGGTGTGGGGCGTCGCGCCGGAGAGCCTGCCGCGCAAGGGACGCAGCGCGTACGAGCTGCTCGACGCGATGGGCAAGAAGAGCAGCGACGGAGTCCAGGGACTGCTGGTGTTCGGCTCGAACGTGGCAGTCGCGTCGCCGAATGCAGCGTCGATCGAGAAGAAGCTCTCGCAGCTGGAGCTCCTCGTCGTCGCGGACGCGTTCCTCAACGAGACGTCGGCGCACGCGCACGTGGTGCTCCCGGTGACGCAGTGGGCCGAGGAGACGGGTACCACGACGAACTTCGAGGGACGCGTGATCCTGCGGCGCAAGATGCGCGAGGCGCCCGCGGGAGCGCGCTCGGATCTCGCGATCCTCTGCGACCTCGCGGAGCGCCTGGGTGTCGGCGACAAGTTCACGAGCTCGGCGCCCGAAGAGGTGTTCGAGGAGCTCGGCCGCGCGACGAGCGGCGCGACGGCCGACTACCACGGGATGACCCACGCACGTCTCGATCGCGAGCAGGGCGTCTTCTGGCCCTGTCCCGACTCGAGTCATCCCGGCACTCCGCGCCTCTTCGGCGATCGATTTCATCATCCCGATGGGAAAGCGCGCTTCATCACCGTCGATCACCGTCCCGCGGGCGAAGAGCCGGACTCGAGCTATCCGCTCTGGTTCACGACTGGCCGCTACAAGGAGCACTACAACTCCGGTGCTCAGACGCGCCGCGTCGGAGAGCTGATCGATGCCCAGCCCGAGCCGCGCGTGCAGGTGCATCCGTGGCTCGCGAGGCGCCTCGGGATCGGCGACGGAGAGCGCCTGCTCGTCGAGAGTCGTCGAGGGAGCGTCGTGTTCCGCATCGCGCTGAGCACCGAGGTGCGCCCCGACACGCTCTTCGCGCCGTTCCACTGGGGCGGACGACAAGCGGCGAACCTGCTGACGAATCCTGCCCTCGATCCCACGAGCCGAATGCCGGAGTTCAAGGTCTGCGCGGTGCGCGCGCGCATCGATGGTGGCTCCTCCCATCTCCGAGTGGTCCGCTGA
- the nirD gene encoding nitrite reductase small subunit NirD: MSVEASMDERRWVRACAVDEIPSSGGRQVTIDGVEIAVFRTSSGKIFAVVDRCPHKGGVLSEGIVAGQRVVCPMHGWQIDLPSASAVAPDKGCVSRFPVDVRGEHVYLDVTPSEPGMVPEGALTASRPIVCDHDAPLLEVTRASERVVALSAEDLSARYAVRDVPTYVTTMMFGFARPVRWSGVRLCDVIDDLAGGIGATITLHAGGAERTLSRRHATDPRTMLVFEMNGAPLPAEHGGPLRLVAPFLAGHESVKRLVRIELSGEAIAEPALSSAPVARKESA, translated from the coding sequence ATGAGCGTCGAGGCGAGCATGGACGAGCGTCGCTGGGTGCGTGCCTGCGCGGTGGACGAGATCCCCTCGTCGGGCGGCCGGCAGGTGACGATCGACGGAGTCGAGATCGCCGTCTTCCGCACCAGCAGCGGGAAGATCTTCGCAGTCGTCGATCGCTGTCCCCACAAGGGCGGCGTGCTGAGCGAGGGCATCGTCGCGGGACAGCGCGTCGTGTGCCCGATGCACGGCTGGCAGATCGATCTGCCGAGCGCGTCGGCGGTCGCGCCCGACAAGGGATGCGTGTCGCGCTTCCCCGTCGACGTGCGCGGCGAGCACGTCTATCTCGACGTGACGCCGAGCGAGCCTGGCATGGTGCCCGAGGGCGCGCTCACCGCGAGCCGTCCGATCGTGTGCGATCACGACGCGCCGCTCCTCGAGGTGACGCGCGCATCGGAGCGCGTCGTCGCGCTGAGCGCGGAGGATCTGAGCGCGCGCTACGCGGTCCGCGACGTGCCGACCTACGTGACGACGATGATGTTCGGGTTCGCGCGCCCGGTGCGGTGGAGCGGCGTGCGGCTCTGCGACGTGATCGACGATCTCGCGGGGGGAATCGGCGCGACGATCACGCTCCACGCGGGCGGCGCCGAGCGCACGCTCTCGCGCCGACACGCGACCGACCCGCGCACGATGCTGGTGTTCGAGATGAACGGCGCGCCGCTCCCCGCGGAGCACGGCGGTCCGCTGCGCCTCGTCGCGCCGTTCCTCGCCGGGCACGAGAGCGTGAAGCGGTTGGTGCGGATCGAGCTGTCCGGCGAGGCGATCGCCGAGCCGGCCCTTTCTTCGGCACCGGTGGCGCGCAAAGAGAGCGCGTGA